From one Gossypium hirsutum isolate 1008001.06 chromosome D08, Gossypium_hirsutum_v2.1, whole genome shotgun sequence genomic stretch:
- the LOC107929353 gene encoding cytochrome P450 CYP72A219, whose amino-acid sequence MGSSEVDMSVEFQNLTGDVISRAAFGSNFDEGRLIFLLQKEQGRLFLQSQMKINFPLLRFLPTKVNKRMKHINREVGSLPTRIIEKREKFIRAGDHKDNLLSLFLKSNLNEVEVNKNSGAGMSMADVIEECKLVYFTGQEITTNLLTLSMIVLNMHNEWQERAREEVLQVSGNNQPDYDDLNGLKIVNMILLEVMRLYPSTSLIRCTKRETKLGNMSLPEKVQLFMPLHLVHRDKEQ is encoded by the exons ATGGGGTCAAGCGAAGTGGATATGTCggttgaatttcaaaatttaaccggGGATGTTATATCCAGAGCAGCTTTTGGCAGCAATTTCGATGAAGGGAGGTTGATATTCCTTCTGCAAAAAGAACAAGGGCGGCTGTTTTTACAGTCTCAGATGAAAATCAATTTCCCATTGTTAAG GTTTCTTCCAACCAAAGTAAACAAGAGAATGAAGCACATAAATAGAGAAGTGGGATCCTTACCGACGAGAATaatagaaaaaagagagaaatttaTAAGAGCAGGAGATCACAAGGACAATTTGCTGAGCTTGTTCCTCAAGTCTAATCTCAATGAAGTGGAAGTAAACAAGAATTCGGGTGCAGGGATGAGCATGGCAGATGTGATTGAAGAGTGCAAATTGGTTTACTTCACTGGTCAAGAAATTACAACTAATTTGTTGACATTGAGCATGATTGTGTTGAACATGCATAATGAGTGGCAGGAGAGAGCCAGGGAAGAGGTGCTTCAAGTTTCTGGGAACAATCAACCCGATTATGATGACTTGAATGGCTTGAAGATA GTAAACATGATACTGTTAGAAGTGATGAGACTATATCCCTCAACGTCCTTGATTCGATGCACGAAAAGAGAGACGAAGCTGGGAAACATGAGTCTTCCAGAAAAGGTGCAACTGTTCATGCCATTGCATCTTGTGCATAGAGATAAAGAACAATAG